In one Oryza glaberrima chromosome 2, OglaRS2, whole genome shotgun sequence genomic region, the following are encoded:
- the LOC127763278 gene encoding uncharacterized protein LOC127763278, which produces MQMSTNPNHYPVFPHSFCNQHVVSFQTSTIANGSGAIPVCPASSGGMNSDMTLLNTTPSTIVSTSSPNMLADSNQSLKYAAPMAVDWSYPELQLLNDGLLKYANEPGIMKYIKIAAMLPEKTVRDVAMRCQWMAAKKENTRRRKTDEHYLGKKTRDRKDKMVESSWATNRQVQTTDIRSPSTLACNTVRDNQFQSGASEIDRAMLNILEENARVLKQIGENIMTSQAQNNIDLFHHARRNISDLLQSMSQMPGIMSKMPPLPVSIDDRLASYILPGVNLAQVFGSSHLRS; this is translated from the exons ATGCAGATGTCAACAAATCCTAACCACTATCCGGTATTTCCACATTCATTCTGCAACCAACATGTGGTCTCATTCCAGACAAGCACAATTGCCAATGGCTCAGGAGCCATCCCAGTTTGCCCAGCCAGTTCGGGAGGGATGAACAGCGATATGACATTGCTGAACACCACGCCTTCAACGATTGTTTCAACATCTTCACCCAACATGCTTGCTGATTCTAACCAGAGCCTCAAGTATGCTGCACCAATGGCTGTGGATTGGTCATATCCTGAGTTACAGCTACTGAACGACGGCCTCCTTAA ataTGCAAATGAACCGGGAATCATGAAGTATATCAAGATAGCAGCTATGTTACCAGAGAAGACAGTAAGGGATGTAGCCATGAGATGCCAATGGATGGCGGCG aaaaaggaaaatacaaGACGAAGGAAGACCGATGAACATTATCTTGGAAAAAAGACAAGAGATCGAAAG GATAAAATGGTGGAGTCTTCATGGGCTACCAATCGACAAGTTCAGACAACAGATATTAGAAGTCCTTCCACCTTGGCATGTAACACAGTTCGTGATAATCAATTTCAGTCTGGAG CCTCTGAAATTGATCGCGCAATGCTTAATATATTGGAAGAAAATGCTCGGGTTCTCAAACAAATAGGAGAAAATATTATGACATCACAG GCTCAGAACAATATTGATCTGTTCCATCATGCAAGAAGGAACATCAGTGATCTTCTACAAAG CATGAGCCAAATGCCTGGGATAATGAGCAAAATGCCTCCGCTGCCAGTTTCGATTGATGACAGGCTAGCTAGTTACATACTCCCTGGAGTCAATTTG GCACAAGTTTTCGGCAGCAGCCATCTGAGGAGCTAA
- the LOC127763617 gene encoding uncharacterized protein LOC127763617, with amino-acid sequence MDRGVELMGCVCRIKNCAVELLEMEEDLVIGMDDDDRDLFWSELQLKTTFLYIDLSRVISSSESDERREALTLLTNKLFYFLEELTDAVTSGSVSFTKLCYGDAAQALREVVAFLAPPQ; translated from the exons atggACCGAGGGGTGGAGCTGATGGGGTGCGTCTGCCGGATCAAGAACTGCGCCGTCGAGCTcctggagatggaggaggatcTGGTGATTggcatggacgacgacgacagggACCTGTTCTGGAGTGAGCTCCAGCTGAAGACCACCTTCCTTTACATTGATCTGAGCCGGGTGATCTCCTCCAGCGAGAGCGATGAGCGCAGGGAGGCGCTCACCCTGCTCACCAACAAGCTCTTCTACTTCTTGGAGGAG CTGACCGACGCGGTGACGAGCGGAAGCGTCTCCTTCACGAAGCTGTGCTACGGCGACGCCGCTCAGGCTCTCCGTGAGGTGGTCgccttcctcgcgccgccgcagtAG